One window of the Salvia miltiorrhiza cultivar Shanhuang (shh) chromosome 6, IMPLAD_Smil_shh, whole genome shotgun sequence genome contains the following:
- the LOC130990650 gene encoding uncharacterized protein LOC130990650, which produces MAVKLQVSKSLLGQWIKRKELRPHTSAIKPFLTDVNKISRMKYCLSNVVYDAAMSRYSYQSMHYVVHIDEKWFYMTKTSDRYYLLPKETDLYRACKSKRFITKVMFMCAVTRPQFSADGQELFDGKIGIFPFITVEATKRKSKNRAKGVLEVKPIQSITKEVIKECIIKQVIPAIKEKWPKSYQLKHIIIQQDNAKPHFNKDDPDFIVAANSDGFKIELVCQPANSPDLNVNDLGFFRAIQSLQDDKMAKTVKDLLQNVLISFQELSTITLNNVFLTLQGCLTEIMRVQGSNDYKIPHINKSRLLRMGMLLECIEVDEGLIKDSLTHVMQFDVNAGTNYDIRELMHHFEFD; this is translated from the exons ATGGCTGTCAAGCTTCAAGTTAGCAAGAGCTTACTTGGGCAGTGGATAAAAAGAAAGGAATTAAGACCACATACAAGTGCAATCAAACCATTCTTGACTGATGTAAACAAGATATCAAGGATGAAGTATTGTTTAAGTAATGTTGTGTATGATGCAGCAATGTCAAG GTACAGTTATCAAAGCATGCATTATGTTGTTCATATAGACGAGAAATGGTTCTATATGACCAAGACATCGGATAGGTATTACCTACTCCCTAAAGAAACAGACCTGTACAGAGCATGCAAGTCTAAACGTTTCATCACAAAGGTGATGTTTATGTGTGCTGTCACTAGGCCACAATTTTCAGCAGATGGGCAGGAGCTATTCGATGGAAAGATTGGAATTTTTCCATTTATTACAGTCGAGGCAACcaagagaaaatcgaaaaacaGAGCAAAGGGTGTTTTAGAAGTGAAGCCAATTCAGTCAATCACCAAAGAAGTAATCAAAGAGTGCATAATTAAACAG GTTATACCAGCAATCAAAGAGAAGTGGCCAAAATCATATCAACTTAAGCATATCATCATTCAACAGGATAATGCAAAACCACATTTCAACAAAGACGATCCAGATTTTATAGTTGCTGCCAACAGTGATGGATTCAAGATTGAGCTAGTTTGCCAACCAGCCAACTCACCTGACCTAAATGTCAATGACTTAGGTTTTTTTAGGGCTATACAATCACTGCAGGATGACAAGATGGCAAAAACTGTTAAAGACCTACTGCAGAATGTGCTGATTTCTTTCCAAGAGCTTTCAACAATTACACTCAACAATGTCTTCTTGACATTGCAAGGGTGTTTAACTGAGATTATGCGAGTTCAAGGAAGCAATGACTACAAGATTCCACACATAAACAAATCAAGGCTCTTGAGGATGGGAATGCTGCTAGAATGCATAGAAGTGGATGAAGGACTTATCAAAGATAGCCTAACTCATGTGATGCAGTTTGATGTGAATGCAGGCACAAATTATGACATTAGGGAGCTTATGCATCATTTTGAATTTGACTAA
- the LOC130987524 gene encoding ras-related protein RABB1b, whose amino-acid sequence MSYDYLFKYIIIGDTGVGKSCLLLQFTDKRFQPVHDLTIGVEFGARMVTIDGRPIKLQIWDTAGQESFRSITRSYYRGAAGALLVYDITRRETFNHLASWLEDARQHANPNMTIILVGNKSDLAHRRAVSKEEGEQFAKENGLLFLEASARTAQNVEEAFTNTATKILQKIQEGVFDVSNESSGIKVGYGRTQGPAGGRDGAVAQRGGCCS is encoded by the exons ATGTCGTACGACTACCTCTTCAAGTACATCATCATCGGCGACACAG GTGTGGGGAAATCGTGTTTGCTTCTGCAGTTCACGGATAAGAGGTTCCAGCCGGTGCATGATCTCACAATCGGAGTTGAATTCGGTGCTCGGATGGTTACTATCGACGGCCGCCCGATTAAGCTTCAGATTTGGGATACT GCCGGTCAAGAGTCGTTCAGATCGATCACTAGATCATATTACAGAGGGGCAGCTGGTGCACTTTTGGTTTACGACATCACCAG GAGGGAAACTTTTAATCACCTAGCAAGCTGGCTTGAAGATGCTCGGCAGCATGCAAATCCAAACATGACAATCATACTTGTAGGAAATAAAAGTGATCTTGCTCATAGGAGAGCAGTGAGCAAAGAGGAAGGAGAACAATTTGCAAAAGAAAACGGACTTCTGTTCTTGGAGGCATCTGCAAGAACAGCGCAAAATGTAGAGGAG GCTTTCACTAACACAGCCACCAAGATACTTCAGAAGATTCAGGAAGGTGTTTTTGACGTGTCTAACGAG TCATCTGGTATCAAAGTCGGGTATGGGCGAACCCAGGGTCCAGCAGGTGGAAGAGACGGAGCTGTAGCTCAACGAGGTGGATGCTGCAGCTGA